The Megasphaera elsdenii DSM 20460 genome includes the window CCCGCGCCATTGCCGACCAGGCCCGGACCATCCGCATCCCGGTCCATATGGTCGAAACCATCAACAAGCTGATCCGCATTTCCCGTCAGCTCCTGCAGGATAAAGGCCGCGAACCGTTGCCGGAAGAAATCGCCGAAAAGATGGACATTCCCGTAGAACGTGTCCGGGAAATCATGAAGATTGCCCAGGAACCGGTATCCCTGGAAACGCCGATCGGCGAAGAAGAAGATTCCCACCTCGGCGACTTCATCGAAGACTCGGAAGCCGTCGCCCCTGACGACGCTGCCTCCTTCATCTTGCTGAAAGAACAGATCGAAGACGTCTTTTCCTGTCTGACTGACCGGGAACGCAAGGTCCTCTACCTGCGCTTCGGCCTCAAAGACGGCCGTCCGCGTACTTTGGAAGAAGTCGGCCAGCACTTCAACGTCACCCGTGAACGTATCCGCCAGATCGAAGGCAAAGCCCTGAGCAAACTCCGAAACTGGGGCAAACGGGAAAAAATCAAAGATTTCCTTTAAGCCGAAATCCATCCTTGACGTCATATGTCAATTAGCGTATAATGATTTGGTAAGGCCTTGTGCCTTATCCTTTGGGCCTATAGCTCAGTGGTAGAGCCACCGGCTCATAACCGGTTGGTCCTTGGTTCGAACCCAAGTGGGCCCACCATCAATGAAAAAGAGACCGTACATGATAAAAATCTTCATGTGCGGTCTTTTTGTTTTGCCTCTCTTTATAGGAGAGGTGCCCCAGCAGGGCGGAGAGGTTGAACTATGATTGGGCATGTCAAAGAAATCTTCTACCTTTTGTATTTATGTCTACGCAAAATTGCTATTAGAAGATACTGATGAAACTGCTTATATTTCGCCCAATTTGACAACTAACTGCTAGCCACTAATGGCTTGAAAGGGATTGTTGCGCGTGTGACCATCCCTTTTTTTATTAAGATTGTGTTGCCACGAGACGCCTTGAGGTTATATAATTTATGTATTATGGATAATCTTTTTAGGAGGAAGTATATGGCAGATATTCGTATCATCCGGGGGCAGCGGATTGTTCCCGATATAGAGCAGGCCTTGCGCTTTGCCGGCTATGGCTCGAAAGGGGAGGCCTGGGAACGGGCTGAAGGGATGTGCCGGGATATGGCACCGCTCCTGCGGCGGTCTTTGCAGGCCAAGGCGGCTCTGGCTTTTGCCGGGGAACGGCTCTATGTCATCCTGACGTTAGGCGCGGCTGTGAGTCGTCAGCTGGACCGCTATCGCGATGACGGCGACGACGTAGGGGCTCTGCTGTTCGATGCCATGGCGGATACGTGTCTGTTTGCTTTGGAACAGCAGGTTCTCCAGCAGCTCCGACTCATTTGCCGGCAAAAGGGCTGCGGCATCGTCTGCCGGCACGAGCCGGGAAGCGACCTGCCTTTATCGGTCCAGGCCGATGTCATCCGTGAGACTTCTGCCGGCCGGACGGTCGGCGTGACGGTCAATGCCTCGATGGCTTTGTCGCCGGTGAAGTCCATGAGCCTGGTCTTTGACTTAGGCGACGACCCGGCTGTGTTCCAAGTGAATCACGATTGTACATCCTGCCCGAAGACGGATTGCACCCAGCGCCAGGCTGGAACGTCTCAGGAAGTGCATATTACCTGCCCCGGAGGCTGCCGGGTCCATGACTATATCCAGGCTCAGGGAACGGCTCTGGCCCTGCCTTGCGGCGGTAAGGGCATGTGCGGCAAGTGCCGCGTCCGCGTCGTCCAGGGGACATTGCCGGTCACGCCCGAAGACCGGCGCATCTTTTCTGATGAACAACTGGCCCAGGGCTGGCGCCTGGCCTGTAAGGCCGTGACCTGCGATGCCGTAGAGCTCGTCGTCCCGGTCCAGGAGCAGCAGGGCTTTTCGGCCGTCGCAGCCGACTCGACGGACCCGGCTGCTGTGGTAACGGAAGGTCATGACTACGGGCTGGCTGTCGATATCGGGACGACGACGTTAGCCGCAGCCCTCGTCGACTGCACCGATGGCCAGATCCTGGCGACGGCGACGGCCGTCAACAGCCAGCGTTCCTTTGGGGCCGACGTCATCAGTCGTATCGGCGCTGCCTGCCATGGCAAGGGAAAGGCCTTGCAGAAAGCCGTCCGTCGCGATTTGACGCGCCTTGTGCAACAACTCTTCCAGGACCATCCCGGCGTTGCCGGCCATTGTCACCGCATGGCTATCGCGGCCAACACGACGATGCTCCATCTGCTCATGGGCTGGTCTTGTGAGGGCTTGGGGAACTGGCCCTTCCATCCCGTCTCGCTAGGTGGCGGGACCTATGAAGTACAGGCCGTTCTGGGACGGCAGGGCGTACTTACGGACTGCACGGTGACTTTGCTGCCTGGCATGAGTACCTACGTCGGTGCCGATATTACGGCCGGCATCTGGCAGTGCGGCGTCGCTTCGTCGGACGACCTCAGCTTGTTCGTCGATTTGGGGACCAATGGGGAGATGGCCCTGGGGAACAAAGAGAAACGCTTCATCGCTTCGGCACCGGCCGGGCCGGCCCTGGAAGGGGGCAAGCTGACCTGGGGAACAGGCAGTGTGCCCGGGGCCATCTGCGGGGTCCGCATCGAGCGGGGCCGGGCCAAGGTGCGGACCATCGACCATGGGGTCCCTGTCGGCATCTGCGGGACGGGCATCCTGGAAGCCATGGCCAGCCTCGTCCGGGAAGGCCTGGTCGACGAAACGGGGAAACTCGTCGAACCTTATTTCCATAAAGGCTTCCCGCTGGCATCGACGCTGGATTATCAGCGCATCATCCTGAGCCAGCAGGATATCCGGGAAATCCAGATGGCCAAGAGCGCCA containing:
- a CDS encoding ASKHA domain-containing protein — its product is MADIRIIRGQRIVPDIEQALRFAGYGSKGEAWERAEGMCRDMAPLLRRSLQAKAALAFAGERLYVILTLGAAVSRQLDRYRDDGDDVGALLFDAMADTCLFALEQQVLQQLRLICRQKGCGIVCRHEPGSDLPLSVQADVIRETSAGRTVGVTVNASMALSPVKSMSLVFDLGDDPAVFQVNHDCTSCPKTDCTQRQAGTSQEVHITCPGGCRVHDYIQAQGTALALPCGGKGMCGKCRVRVVQGTLPVTPEDRRIFSDEQLAQGWRLACKAVTCDAVELVVPVQEQQGFSAVAADSTDPAAVVTEGHDYGLAVDIGTTTLAAALVDCTDGQILATATAVNSQRSFGADVISRIGAACHGKGKALQKAVRRDLTRLVQQLFQDHPGVAGHCHRMAIAANTTMLHLLMGWSCEGLGNWPFHPVSLGGGTYEVQAVLGRQGVLTDCTVTLLPGMSTYVGADITAGIWQCGVASSDDLSLFVDLGTNGEMALGNKEKRFIASAPAGPALEGGKLTWGTGSVPGAICGVRIERGRAKVRTIDHGVPVGICGTGILEAMASLVREGLVDETGKLVEPYFHKGFPLASTLDYQRIILSQQDIREIQMAKSAIRAGIESLIERSGLSRQHIRQVWLAGGFGYYLDPQKAAVIGLLPPDLAERTTAVGNTSLKGAIGLLTGTVTLDTLQAIADGAEEIVLGNDEAFQRLYIDYLNF